The Bacteroidota bacterium genome includes a region encoding these proteins:
- a CDS encoding helix-turn-helix transcriptional regulator yields the protein MKKKNKNLTSLEDFKVKNYGKRGTKKREELEAGYENFKIGVLLLEARLEKGLTQEQLAAKAGTTKSYISKIENNIKEVRISTLQKIVETGLGGHLELSIKL from the coding sequence ATGAAAAAGAAAAATAAAAACTTGACATCTCTCGAAGACTTTAAAGTGAAAAATTATGGCAAACGTGGGACAAAAAAACGCGAGGAATTAGAAGCCGGTTATGAAAACTTTAAAATCGGAGTTTTACTTCTTGAGGCAAGACTTGAAAAAGGTTTAACACAGGAACAACTTGCGGCTAAAGCAGGGACAACAAAATCTTATATCTCAAAAATTGAAAATAATATAAAAGAAGTTCGTATTTCGACTCTTCAAAAGATTGTGGAGACCGGACTTGGAGGACATCTTGAATTATCGATCAAATTATAA
- a CDS encoding AAA family ATPase, with the protein MENLNKLNAVLNYVKHAFIGKDEIIDLLGISLIARENAFLLGPPGTAKSAIVRMLSQCIEDGKNFEYLLTRFTEPNEIFGPFDIRKLKEGELITNTEGMLPEASLVFLDEIFNANSAILNSLLMALNEKIFRRGKETKKLPALMFVGASNILPEEESLNALLDRFLIRAKCDYVDPDKLHDVLLAGWNLENNSQREMQTITSKEIRNLQLQARKIDLTPIRKEYIDIVHSLRNTGIKVSDRRAVKLQNLIAASALICGRTEAIKTDMWVLKYIWDTEEQIEILEGIINNIIDKEIDEKSHPQALLNKAPNPEEVMKEVQYLKDKWQNETLTFEEQNVVKDKLRYVQNRCAWIKNVEQKQYIQIEIENLWQKILQTI; encoded by the coding sequence ATGGAAAATTTAAACAAACTAAATGCAGTTTTAAATTATGTAAAGCATGCATTTATTGGCAAAGATGAGATTATAGACTTGCTTGGTATTTCTTTGATTGCTAGAGAAAATGCTTTTCTTCTTGGTCCGCCTGGCACTGCAAAAAGTGCCATTGTAAGAATGCTTTCGCAATGTATCGAAGATGGAAAAAACTTTGAATATCTGTTGACACGATTTACCGAACCCAATGAAATTTTTGGACCATTTGATATTCGCAAACTCAAAGAAGGGGAACTGATTACCAATACAGAAGGTATGCTGCCAGAGGCTTCTTTGGTTTTTTTAGATGAGATATTTAATGCCAATAGTGCTATTTTGAATAGTTTATTGATGGCATTGAACGAAAAAATATTTAGGCGAGGTAAAGAAACAAAGAAGTTGCCCGCATTAATGTTTGTGGGGGCTAGTAATATATTGCCCGAAGAGGAGTCTTTGAATGCACTACTAGACAGATTTTTAATAAGAGCCAAATGCGATTATGTAGATCCAGATAAATTGCACGATGTGCTTTTGGCTGGTTGGAATTTGGAAAATAATAGTCAAAGAGAAATGCAGACTATTACATCCAAAGAGATAAGAAACCTACAATTACAAGCACGAAAAATAGATTTAACACCTATCCGAAAAGAGTATATTGATATTGTACATTCTTTGAGAAATACAGGCATTAAGGTTTCGGACAGGCGAGCCGTAAAATTACAAAATCTGATAGCAGCAAGTGCATTAATATGTGGCCGAACCGAAGCAATAAAAACCGATATGTGGGTGCTGAAATATATTTGGGACACTGAAGAGCAAATAGAAATTCTGGAAGGCATTATTAATAATATTATTGACAAAGAGATAGATGAAAAGTCGCACCCACAGGCACTTTTAAACAAAGCTCCCAATCCCGAGGAAGTGATGAAAGAAGTACAGTATTTAAAAGATAAATGGCAAAATGAAACTTTGACTTTTGAAGAACAAAATGTAGTAAAAGATAAACTAAGATATGTACAGAATAGGTGTGCTTGGATTAAAAATGTGGAGCAAAAGCAATACATTCAAATAGAAATAGAAAATTTATGGCAGAAAATTTTGCAGACCATTTAG
- a CDS encoding glycosyltransferase, protein MEIKHIYWFAYFNLNVPSVRYRAKFPLQQFRDKHGITFSIVYPGYDLQNMSNFILTFFSALFFRKSNSIIVFQKIHTSGIYATALKVLLFFRPQHTLYDIDDAEHTRRPTHTIHHFIKRCSACSAGSKSLIDYIRQFNQNVFLLTSPVFDHGLTKAALEKTFTIGWVGYYGAHRQSLTELFFPSLYKIDFPLKLKLLGVSDKVEEQEIKSYFKHNKNITVETPLDLDWLDEHSIYELITTFDFGVSPLIDNEFNRGKTAFKLKQCMSCGVPVLGSRVGENIAFLQDGINGYLCDTPNDYFQKLISLKSSQNDCYTKLSVNAKKTFHTYSIDNYCTTFINYFK, encoded by the coding sequence ATGGAAATAAAACACATTTACTGGTTCGCTTATTTCAACCTTAACGTACCAAGTGTGCGTTACAGAGCAAAGTTTCCTTTGCAACAATTCAGAGACAAACACGGAATTACTTTTTCAATCGTTTACCCGGGTTACGACCTTCAAAACATGAGCAACTTCATTCTGACATTTTTCTCTGCTCTTTTTTTTAGAAAGAGTAACTCTATAATTGTGTTTCAGAAAATTCATACAAGTGGCATTTATGCGACAGCTTTAAAAGTGCTTTTGTTTTTTAGACCACAGCATACTCTTTATGACATTGACGATGCTGAGCATACAAGACGACCAACACATACAATTCACCATTTTATAAAAAGATGTTCTGCTTGTTCTGCAGGCAGCAAATCGCTAATTGACTATATCAGACAATTTAACCAAAATGTTTTTCTTTTAACCTCACCTGTTTTTGATCACGGCTTGACAAAGGCAGCATTAGAAAAGACTTTTACCATTGGTTGGGTTGGCTATTACGGTGCTCACAGACAAAGTTTGACTGAATTATTTTTCCCTTCACTTTACAAAATTGACTTTCCGTTAAAACTAAAACTGCTTGGTGTTTCGGACAAGGTAGAGGAACAAGAGATTAAATCATACTTTAAGCACAATAAAAACATTACAGTTGAAACTCCACTTGATTTAGACTGGCTAGATGAACATTCTATTTATGAACTAATCACAACCTTTGACTTTGGCGTTTCACCTCTTATTGACAACGAGTTTAATCGTGGCAAAACTGCTTTCAAACTAAAGCAATGCATGTCGTGTGGTGTTCCTGTTTTAGGTAGCAGAGTAGGTGAAAACATAGCGTTTCTACAAGACGGTATTAATGGCTATTTATGCGACACCCCCAACGACTATTTTCAAAAATTGATTTCATTAAAAAGTTCACAGAATGACTGCTACACAAAACTTAGCGTGAACGCAAAAAAAACTTTCCATACATATAGCATTGACAATTATTGCACAACATTTATAAACTATTTCAAATGA
- a CDS encoding zinc ribbon domain-containing protein — MTNEFKNCQSCGMPLKRDPKSGGTNADGSISKVYCSYCYEKGEFTYKGNDVKEFQELNKQKMMEGGHSKFFAWLFTRGMKRLGRWKNN; from the coding sequence ATGACAAACGAATTTAAAAATTGCCAATCTTGTGGAATGCCTTTAAAACGAGACCCAAAAAGTGGAGGAACAAATGCTGATGGAAGTATCAGCAAAGTGTATTGTTCTTACTGCTATGAAAAAGGTGAATTCACTTATAAAGGAAATGATGTAAAAGAATTTCAGGAATTGAACAAACAAAAAATGATGGAAGGCGGACACTCAAAATTCTTCGCTTGGTTATTTACAAGAGGAATGAAGCGATTAGGAAGATGGAAAAACAATTAG
- a CDS encoding cupin domain-containing protein has product MIATLIIVGLLLLPVIYNLVFPFKKPYMDNYFTPGLSFTSTAEGVTQTVIKQDGNKVYCETKFEAKAIGPPEHLHLSLDESATVVKGTLTTKVGGEIKKLNAGDRVILPKGIYHRMYNETDNEVVIKPEKADDYLPIELAYSLSQLYPLMKPRGGLTLKMFAKICVLDELFDTIVVGPPPPVFKAIKKTAKPYARLFGVTPYDDKSKPK; this is encoded by the coding sequence ATGATAGCTACTTTAATCATCGTTGGACTTTTACTACTTCCCGTAATTTATAATTTGGTTTTCCCATTTAAGAAACCATATATGGACAATTACTTTACTCCCGGCCTATCTTTTACAAGTACAGCCGAAGGTGTTACCCAAACAGTTATCAAACAAGACGGCAACAAAGTTTATTGTGAGACCAAATTTGAAGCAAAGGCAATTGGGCCCCCTGAGCATTTGCATTTGAGTTTGGACGAAAGTGCCACAGTAGTAAAGGGAACATTGACAACAAAAGTTGGGGGTGAAATAAAAAAACTAAACGCTGGTGACAGAGTTATTTTACCAAAAGGAATTTATCATAGAATGTATAACGAGACAGACAACGAAGTTGTAATAAAACCTGAAAAAGCTGATGACTATTTGCCCATTGAATTAGCCTATTCCCTTTCTCAATTGTATCCATTAATGAAACCAAGGGGTGGACTTACTTTAAAAATGTTTGCAAAAATTTGCGTGCTTGACGAGTTGTTTGACACTATTGTAGTTGGACCTCCACCTCCAGTATTTAAAGCAATAAAAAAAACGGCTAAACCCTATGCCCGGCTATTTGGTGTAACACCTTATGACGACAAATCAAAACCGAAATAA
- a CDS encoding SMI1/KNR4 family protein — MKQVLQQISFNTIRNGEFKPSAEQVKNQWLGNSPASSEEIEKAENRLNVILPDDYKLFLENCNGFPASSFTEPTFHPVNEIDYLKNVDPQLIEIWIETGNVEEGKMLEKSIIIAGKYEEQYFLLIPPTDPKTFWKYWKFAHWHPGEVEFQDLMSYWTDVLNFTKGL, encoded by the coding sequence ATGAAACAAGTGCTTCAACAAATATCTTTCAATACAATTAGAAACGGGGAATTTAAACCTTCCGCAGAGCAGGTCAAAAATCAATGGCTTGGTAATAGTCCAGCTTCCTCTGAAGAAATAGAGAAAGCGGAAAATCGATTAAATGTAATATTACCTGATGATTATAAATTATTTCTCGAAAACTGTAATGGATTTCCAGCAAGTAGTTTTACCGAACCAACATTTCACCCGGTTAATGAAATTGATTATTTGAAAAATGTAGATCCACAATTGATTGAAATATGGATTGAAACTGGAAATGTGGAAGAAGGTAAAATGTTAGAAAAGAGTATAATTATAGCAGGAAAGTATGAAGAACAATATTTTTTGCTAATACCTCCTACCGATCCTAAAACATTTTGGAAATATTGGAAATTTGCCCATTGGCATCCTGGAGAAGTGGAGTTTCAAGACCTAATGTCATATTGGACTGACGTATTAAACTTTACAAAAGGCCTTTAA